The following are from one region of the Ruficoccus sp. ZRK36 genome:
- a CDS encoding class II aldolase/adducin family protein has protein sequence MKKVYTAKDIADIVAAGGDVTAIPEGAVITPSARDAIREALKKGAASGKAAAPSSKSDEPIVPDYEFHWKPGTDPKTPEAIQAFFNSPEIRVLKERMCDMGRRIWARSFCDGNGGNITIRVGDNLVLCTPTLISKGYINPDDIALVDMDGNQVAGRRKRTSECNTHLAIMKATPEAKSCVHAHPIYATAFAVCGMVPPTCLIPEPEVFLGQIGLAPYETPGSAEMAKTVGAMAPDHQSILMENHGVIVWGKDVEDAYWKMENTESYCQTVYVASQLGGMKTYGPQKLKDLMNIRTSLGMPEKRADWKECELCDNVEFRPGVVCQADTGVINPMSFKPGGKDETEALVQKVTDMIMKQLGS, from the coding sequence ATGAAGAAGGTTTACACAGCCAAAGACATTGCCGACATCGTAGCCGCCGGTGGCGACGTTACCGCCATCCCCGAGGGCGCGGTGATCACGCCTTCGGCACGCGACGCGATCCGCGAAGCTCTGAAGAAGGGTGCCGCCTCCGGTAAGGCCGCCGCCCCGTCTTCCAAGTCCGACGAGCCGATCGTGCCCGACTACGAATTTCACTGGAAGCCGGGCACCGACCCGAAGACCCCGGAGGCGATTCAGGCTTTCTTTAATTCGCCCGAAATCCGCGTCCTCAAGGAGCGCATGTGCGACATGGGCCGCCGCATCTGGGCCCGCAGCTTCTGCGACGGTAACGGCGGTAACATCACCATCCGCGTCGGTGACAACCTCGTGCTTTGCACACCGACCCTGATCTCCAAGGGCTACATCAATCCCGATGACATCGCCCTGGTGGACATGGACGGTAACCAGGTCGCCGGTCGCCGCAAGCGTACCAGCGAGTGTAACACGCACCTGGCCATCATGAAGGCCACGCCCGAAGCCAAGTCCTGTGTGCACGCGCACCCGATCTACGCCACCGCTTTTGCCGTCTGCGGCATGGTCCCGCCGACCTGCCTGATCCCTGAGCCCGAGGTGTTCCTCGGCCAGATTGGCCTGGCTCCGTACGAGACTCCCGGCTCTGCCGAGATGGCCAAGACCGTCGGCGCGATGGCTCCAGACCACCAGTCGATCCTGATGGAAAACCACGGCGTCATCGTCTGGGGTAAGGACGTCGAGGACGCCTACTGGAAGATGGAAAACACCGAGTCGTACTGCCAGACGGTTTACGTGGCCTCGCAGCTCGGTGGCATGAAGACCTACGGGCCGCAGAAGCTCAAGGACCTGATGAACATCCGCACCAGCCTCGGGATGCCCGAAAAGCGTGCCGACTGGAAGGAATGCGAACTGTGCGACAACGTGGAGTTCCGCCCCGGCGTCGTCTGCCAGGCTGATACCGGCGTGATCAACCCGATGAGCTTCAAGCCCGGTGGCAAGGACGAGACCGAAGCCCTCGTGCAGAAAGTCACCGATATGATCATGAAGCAGCTCGGCTCCTGA
- a CDS encoding purine nucleoside permease, giving the protein MLLNKAMPVCPKVVLVTMFEPAGRPGELSLFKERLDLTPVELAETGLREVHLGAEGDLLALCTGVGTANTAISLTSLGLCPEIDISESFFIIAGIAGADPTAATLGSPVWADWCVDGDLAFEIDAREIPADWPTGILPLGSTRPFGPSDNLPQDDLGSSYQVFEFNHALVQAAYDLSAKLALETSPAHETYLKKFPDNFAARQAPTVLRGDCLSAARYFHGERATTWAREWVKHWTGGQGRFATCGMEDSGTLHALKVLGTTGHANPARALLLRTASNFTQPPPSEPATEHFTDENTFPAFDLALENGNRTATAVIDDILENWPEWNSRF; this is encoded by the coding sequence ATGTTGCTCAATAAGGCCATGCCCGTTTGCCCCAAAGTCGTTCTGGTCACCATGTTTGAACCAGCCGGCCGCCCCGGCGAACTCTCTTTGTTCAAGGAGCGGCTCGATCTCACCCCCGTCGAGTTGGCCGAAACTGGCCTGCGCGAGGTCCACCTCGGCGCCGAGGGCGACCTGCTCGCCCTGTGCACCGGCGTCGGCACTGCTAACACCGCCATATCCCTCACCTCACTGGGCTTATGTCCCGAAATCGACATCTCGGAGAGCTTTTTCATCATCGCCGGCATCGCCGGGGCCGACCCGACCGCGGCCACCCTCGGCAGCCCTGTCTGGGCGGACTGGTGCGTGGACGGTGACCTGGCCTTCGAGATCGACGCGCGGGAGATCCCTGCCGACTGGCCCACGGGCATCCTGCCCCTCGGGTCTACTCGCCCCTTTGGCCCCTCTGACAACCTCCCCCAAGACGACCTCGGCTCGTCCTATCAGGTCTTCGAGTTCAACCACGCGCTGGTCCAGGCAGCCTACGACCTGAGCGCCAAACTCGCTCTGGAAACCTCCCCGGCTCACGAGACGTATTTAAAGAAATTCCCCGATAACTTTGCCGCCCGTCAGGCCCCGACCGTCCTGCGCGGAGACTGCCTGAGCGCCGCCCGGTACTTTCACGGTGAACGCGCCACCACCTGGGCCCGCGAATGGGTGAAACACTGGACCGGCGGCCAAGGGCGCTTTGCCACCTGCGGTATGGAGGACTCCGGCACCCTGCACGCCCTCAAGGTGCTCGGCACGACCGGCCACGCCAACCCCGCCCGCGCCCTGCTCCTGCGCACGGCCAGCAACTTTACCCAGCCCCCGCCCAGCGAACCGGCCACCGAGCACTTCACCGACGAGAATACCTTCCCGGCCTTCGACCTGGCCCTCGAAAACGGCAATCGCACTGCCACCGCCGTCATCGACGACATCCTCGAAAACTGGCCCGAGTGGAACAGCCGGTTTTAG
- a CDS encoding 5-(carboxyamino)imidazole ribonucleotide synthase encodes MIQPGATIGIMGGGQLGRMSILAGRQLGYRFRVFEPKAGCAAGMVADEEINADYTDEDALMRFTQGLGAVTFEFENVPAEPLAVLASGAPVRPRPEVLYVCQNRRREKEFLQGHGFPCAPFRVVDSAESLAAAVSAIGLPCVLKTADFGYDGKGQIKLSEEKDWEQVWKTFDAPLGVLESWIPFVAECSIIAARTPDGRIRCFPLAENIHRNHILHMSIAPARLSEQVHERAEEIARDIAEALGVVGLIAVELFVTDKGDVLVNELAPRPHNSGHHTIDACMTSQFEQHIRAVCGLPLGATNLHTPAVMVNLLGDVWPQGKDPDWSHLLRNPRLKLHLYDKGEPRPGRKMGHFTLLSRDDKPPVDEAARLFDEFFPR; translated from the coding sequence ATGATCCAGCCCGGAGCTACCATCGGTATCATGGGCGGAGGGCAACTCGGCCGCATGTCCATCCTCGCAGGGCGCCAACTCGGCTACCGCTTTCGCGTTTTCGAGCCCAAGGCTGGCTGCGCCGCCGGCATGGTGGCCGACGAGGAGATCAACGCCGACTACACCGACGAGGACGCGCTCATGCGCTTCACTCAGGGCCTCGGTGCCGTGACCTTTGAGTTTGAGAACGTGCCCGCCGAGCCGCTCGCCGTGCTCGCATCCGGCGCCCCTGTGCGCCCGCGACCCGAGGTACTTTACGTGTGCCAAAACCGCCGCCGCGAAAAGGAGTTCCTCCAAGGGCACGGTTTCCCCTGCGCTCCCTTCCGCGTCGTAGATAGTGCCGAGTCGCTCGCCGCTGCCGTCAGCGCGATCGGTCTGCCCTGCGTTCTGAAGACCGCGGACTTCGGCTACGACGGCAAGGGCCAGATCAAGCTCTCGGAGGAAAAAGACTGGGAGCAGGTTTGGAAGACTTTTGACGCACCGCTGGGTGTATTGGAAAGCTGGATACCGTTTGTGGCCGAGTGCTCGATCATCGCTGCACGCACCCCCGACGGGCGCATCCGCTGCTTCCCGCTGGCGGAAAACATCCACCGCAACCATATCCTGCACATGTCTATCGCGCCCGCGCGGCTAAGTGAGCAAGTGCACGAGCGCGCGGAGGAAATCGCGCGTGACATCGCCGAGGCGCTCGGCGTCGTCGGGCTGATCGCGGTGGAGCTGTTTGTAACCGACAAGGGTGACGTACTCGTCAACGAGCTGGCTCCACGCCCGCACAACAGCGGGCACCACACCATCGACGCCTGCATGACGAGCCAGTTCGAGCAGCACATCCGCGCCGTCTGCGGGCTCCCGCTGGGGGCGACAAATCTCCATACGCCCGCCGTGATGGTCAACCTGCTGGGCGACGTCTGGCCGCAAGGCAAAGATCCCGACTGGTCACACCTGCTGCGCAACCCGCGCCTCAAGCTCCACCTCTACGACAAGGGCGAGCCGCGCCCCGGCCGCAAGATGGGCCACTTCACCCTGCTCTCCCGCGACGACAAGCCACCCGTGGACGAGGCCGCCCGCCTCTTCGACGAGTTCTTCCCGCGCTAA
- a CDS encoding EutN/CcmL family microcompartment protein, whose protein sequence is MRLGRVIGRVTLSRQDPAFRGARWLLVSPMSRPQLSQPDQEIISASPSTVVYDDMGATRGDIIGFVEGAEATAPFEQPTPIDAYNAAIIENLNYQPAG, encoded by the coding sequence ATGAGACTCGGACGCGTCATAGGCAGAGTGACCCTCAGCCGTCAGGACCCCGCCTTTCGCGGGGCGCGCTGGCTGCTGGTCAGCCCGATGTCCCGCCCGCAGCTGAGCCAGCCGGACCAGGAGATTATTTCCGCTTCGCCCTCGACCGTTGTCTACGACGACATGGGCGCGACCCGTGGCGATATTATCGGCTTTGTCGAGGGTGCCGAGGCGACCGCTCCCTTTGAGCAGCCCACGCCCATCGACGCCTATAACGCCGCCATCATCGAAAATCTTAACTACCAGCCCGCGGGCTGA
- the purE gene encoding 5-(carboxyamino)imidazole ribonucleotide mutase: MAKSTKSAAAKPVVGIIMGSTSDWETMQHAAETLATLGVPFEKEVVSAHRTPEKLYDYAKTAEKRGLSVIIAGAGGAAHLPGMTASMTTLPVFGVPVQSKALSGMDSLLSIVQMPAGIPVPTLAIGRAGSINAALSAAAVIALSDTKVRRKLKAFREKQTATVMEAELPAS; the protein is encoded by the coding sequence ATGGCGAAAAGTACGAAAAGCGCGGCGGCCAAGCCCGTCGTCGGCATTATCATGGGCAGCACCTCCGATTGGGAGACGATGCAGCACGCGGCCGAAACCCTGGCCACGCTCGGCGTGCCCTTTGAGAAAGAGGTCGTCAGCGCCCACCGCACCCCTGAGAAGCTTTACGACTACGCCAAGACGGCCGAAAAGCGCGGCCTGAGCGTGATCATCGCCGGGGCTGGCGGTGCCGCCCACCTGCCTGGCATGACCGCCTCCATGACGACTTTGCCGGTCTTCGGCGTACCCGTGCAGTCCAAGGCCCTCAGCGGTATGGACTCGCTGCTGTCCATCGTGCAGATGCCCGCTGGTATCCCCGTGCCGACGCTGGCCATCGGCCGCGCCGGTTCCATCAACGCCGCCCTCTCCGCCGCTGCCGTCATCGCCCTCTCCGATACCAAGGTACGCCGCAAGCTCAAGGCGTTCCGCGAGAAGCAGACCGCCACAGTAATGGAAGCCGAACTGCCCGCGTCATGA
- the trkA gene encoding Trk system potassium transporter TrkA, with protein MKILVVGAGDVGRFLSQTLSDVGHNVTVIETSETTAQEVDESANVKVVEGNGASAQMLQKAGAGDCDFFLAMTSDDRTNLIACSLAKALGAMSTIARIHDQTYSDNSLVNYQLHFGIDFLLNPEALSAVELAKCIRHPGRVAVENFARGEIEVHQLRIARKSRFTGKPLKELHLPAGMRIGMVQREGKTQVPDADSVLETGDLLTLFGLTDVLMKVRPYFEPEKLADNIRVVLFGGSETAVALVRLLKNPRFKLRIIESDPKLCRSLAERFPHITVINGSATSLRLMEEEQIGSVDYFVACTKDDEDNIMTCLQANKLGARHVQLVINKPDYEDVLDQLKETLGVELAVAPRKATMEELLRYLTLDRYTELATLPDRGGKIIELRVSSDSPCVSRKIRDISWPRGAIIVVLLHKFQAKMPGPDDVILPGDRLVAIVREDSLKPLLKMLTE; from the coding sequence ATGAAGATATTGGTGGTAGGGGCAGGCGATGTGGGCCGGTTTCTCAGTCAGACGCTGAGCGACGTAGGGCACAACGTCACGGTGATTGAGACTTCGGAGACCACGGCGCAGGAGGTGGACGAGTCCGCGAACGTGAAAGTGGTCGAGGGCAATGGTGCCTCGGCCCAGATGCTGCAAAAGGCCGGGGCGGGCGACTGCGACTTTTTCCTGGCCATGACCAGTGACGACCGCACGAACCTGATTGCCTGCTCGCTGGCCAAGGCGCTGGGAGCCATGTCGACCATCGCCCGCATCCACGACCAGACCTACAGCGACAACTCGCTGGTTAACTACCAACTGCACTTCGGGATCGATTTTCTGCTCAACCCGGAAGCACTCAGCGCGGTTGAGCTGGCCAAGTGCATCCGCCACCCCGGTCGTGTGGCAGTGGAGAACTTCGCCCGTGGCGAGATCGAGGTGCACCAGCTGCGTATCGCCCGCAAGTCCCGCTTTACGGGTAAGCCGCTGAAGGAGCTGCACCTGCCCGCCGGGATGCGTATCGGGATGGTCCAGCGTGAGGGGAAGACCCAGGTGCCCGATGCCGACTCCGTTCTTGAAACGGGGGATTTGCTGACACTTTTTGGCCTGACCGACGTGCTCATGAAGGTGCGCCCGTACTTCGAGCCCGAGAAGCTGGCCGACAATATCCGCGTGGTGCTGTTTGGCGGGTCGGAGACAGCGGTTGCGCTGGTGCGCCTGCTGAAGAACCCGCGCTTCAAGCTGCGCATCATCGAGAGCGACCCCAAGCTCTGCCGCTCCCTGGCCGAACGCTTCCCGCACATCACGGTGATCAACGGCTCGGCGACCTCTCTCCGCCTGATGGAGGAGGAGCAGATCGGCAGCGTGGACTACTTTGTGGCCTGCACCAAGGACGACGAGGACAACATCATGACCTGCCTGCAGGCCAACAAGCTCGGCGCCCGCCATGTGCAGCTCGTGATCAACAAGCCTGACTACGAGGATGTGCTCGACCAGTTGAAGGAGACCCTCGGGGTCGAGCTGGCCGTGGCTCCGCGTAAGGCGACCATGGAGGAGCTGCTGCGCTACCTCACGCTCGACCGCTATACCGAGCTGGCCACGCTGCCGGACCGGGGCGGGAAAATCATCGAGCTGCGCGTCAGCTCGGACAGCCCCTGCGTTTCCCGGAAGATTCGCGATATCTCCTGGCCGCGGGGGGCGATCATTGTCGTGCTGTTGCATAAGTTTCAGGCTAAGATGCCGGGGCCTGATGATGTGATCCTGCCGGGGGACCGACTGGTGGCGATTGTCCGTGAGGATAGCCTCAAGCCGCTCCTGA
- a CDS encoding EutN/CcmL family microcompartment protein yields the protein MILARVDGNITSTVCHKTLRGWRLLILQGIDEEGREKGDPVIAMDEQGAGIGDRVFYTTDGSCAREHVGDEHSPLRNMVMGIVD from the coding sequence ATGATCCTAGCCCGAGTAGACGGTAACATCACCTCGACGGTCTGTCACAAGACCTTGAGGGGCTGGCGTCTGCTCATCCTCCAGGGCATCGACGAAGAGGGTCGCGAAAAGGGCGACCCCGTCATTGCCATGGACGAGCAGGGCGCGGGCATTGGTGACCGGGTGTTTTACACCACCGATGGCAGCTGTGCCCGCGAGCACGTAGGCGATGAGCACTCGCCGCTGCGCAACATGGTGATGGGGATTGTTGACTAG